Within the Streptobacillus felis genome, the region AATATTTGATGATACAAAAATTGAGTCGCATAGTGCAATTACTATTACAACTAAAATCCCTAAAGATTTAAAAGTTGATGAAGATAAAGTATATAAAACTGTATACAATAGATTTTTATCTAATTTTACTAAAGAAGAATGTATTATTTCAGAAACAACAATGACAATAAGGGTAAATGATGAAGAATTTAAATTAAAAGGATCAGTAATAAAACAATTAGGTTTTATGAAATATGAACCTAAAGAATTTAAAGATAAATTACCAAATTTAAGTTTAAATGAAGAATTTGAAGTTTATTTTAAAGAAGTAGAAAAAGAAACAACACCACCATCTAAAGTTAATGAAGGAGAATTATCTAAATTTTTAAAAAATCCTTTTAAAAAAGAGGAATATCAAAATGAAGAAGAAAAATATAAAGATATTTTTGATGGTGTTGAAATTGGTACTGAAGCAACAAGAACTGGAATAATAGATAAATGTGTTGAAATTGGTTATTTGACTTTAGATAAAGGTATTTTTGATATTACTGATTTAGGTATATTACTTATAGAAAAATTGATAGAACACAATATTAATTTGTTTAAAGAAAAATCAGTAGAATTTTCTAAATTACAGAAAAAAATATATAAAAATGAACTTAAATTAGATGAGTTACTATCTTTAATAAAAGATGAATTAATTGAAATAGTAAATAGAACTAAAAATATTACACCACCTAAATTTGAAAACAAAAAATTATTGCCTGGAGAAGTAATTGAAATTAAAGGTAAAAATGGAATAATGTTTAAAGGTATTTATGAAGGTGAGGAAAGATTTTTATTTGAAAAAATGAAATATTATGATAATGAATTAAAAATAACAAAATCTATAGCAGTAAAATTATTTAATGGTAGAGCTGTAAAGTTTAGATTAAAATATAAAGATAAAGAATACGATCAAGAATTAAAATTGAACTTAAAAGGGAAATATCTAAATTTAGTTAAATAAAAAAATATACATCTTGATAAATGTTCACTCTATATTTAATATAGAGTGAATAAACAATGAAATTTGAATAATAAATTATAAATTTATTTAAAAATAAAAATAACAAGTCTTATAAATAAAAATTGTATTTTTAAAATAAAAATGGTATAATAATATTGGTTAGAGATGTATGAGTCTCGCTTTTCTGTGCAAAAGTGCCAGGTGATGGGTCAGAAATTTCACAAATAATGCACAGGCAATTTTATGCTTTTATGGCTAAGAAGTTTAAAGGTACTTCAAAAAGTATATTTATAAAGACTAGTTTATTCTAGTCTTTTTTATTTTTTTTAGTACTGAAAGTAGGGTATGGGTTATGGAGAATTTATATATATATAATTTATTAAATAAATATATGGAAAATTTCAATAATAAAATTTATGTCAAATTTGATGATGATAGTATAATAGATTTTTATTTTGATAGAAAAAAATTATCACACATACTTGGGTTACACTATTGCAATAGTAATTCAAGGAATGCTGATATTATAGCTGAAAAAATTATTAATAATAAAATAAATGATGATGAAATTTTGGATTTAGTTAGAAATAATAATGTTAAGTTTATTAAAGCAGTTAAAAATAGAATTAAATATATAGAAAGTTTTTTAGATAATCTTGAGAGTGCGTTTTTAACTTTAGTTAATAAAGGAAGTGAAAGTGATATTAATTCTGTAAATTTCATTGTAGAAACAAATGAAAAGAAAATTTTAGAATTAGGACTTGCAATAGATAATTCAGATCAATATTATATTGAAACTTTTTTAGTAAGAAATAATGATAATAATATTGATTACTCAATAAATAAAAAAATAAAAGAAATTTTTATAATAAAAAACAATGAATTAATTCCATTTTCTTTTGATCAAAATAAAAATATTGTTCTTATTGAAGAATATAAGAATAATAAAGATTTTAATTACAAAGAGTTTTTAAAAGAATATGAATATAATTTAGTAAAAGAACCTAAAAATAATTGGAACAAAAAAAATAGAGATAATGAAATTGAAAGATAACTCACTCTATATTTAACATAGAGTGAATGAAAGGATAGTAAAATGAACATTTATGAATTATTTGATTGTGAAAATAAAGAAAAAAATACTCTTGAATAATACATCAATTTATGTTATAATTTTATTACAAAGATAGAGGTGATAATGATGAATAATGAAATAGAAAAAAGATTTTTTGAATTTTTTAAAGTAGATAACTACGAGGATTTAAGATTAATTTTAGCTGATAAAGAAAATGAAAAAAACAAAAGAATTTTGGAAAATGATGAAAGAAATCACAGAATAATATTTCACTCTATGTTTAACATAGAGTGATTTTCTTTTATTCACTCTATATTTAATATATAGTGAATAAACACTTGATTTTATTTAGTTTTTAAGGTATAAATTAATGAAAATATTTTTTAGAAAGGAATTAATATAATGAAAAAAATACAATCAGTAGAACCTAATATTGCAAATTTAGTTAATGGTTGGCTTAAAAGTTATGGTTTAGATTTTAA harbors:
- a CDS encoding PBECR4 domain-containing protein, which translates into the protein MENLYIYNLLNKYMENFNNKIYVKFDDDSIIDFYFDRKKLSHILGLHYCNSNSRNADIIAEKIINNKINDDEILDLVRNNNVKFIKAVKNRIKYIESFLDNLESAFLTLVNKGSESDINSVNFIVETNEKKILELGLAIDNSDQYYIETFLVRNNDNNIDYSINKKIKEIFIIKNNELIPFSFDQNKNIVLIEEYKNNKDFNYKEFLKEYEYNLVKEPKNNWNKKNRDNEIER